The Candidatus Flexicrinis proximus sequence GCCGAACGTGTGCGTGACCGCGCCGACAGCGCCAGCGAGATCCAGACGATCCCTTACGATCAGGCCTATGAGCCGGGATTCGAGGACTTCCGCCGCCGCGTGCCGAGTTTAGACAAAATCAAGCGCGTGATCGATTGGAAGCCCACCACTTCCCTCGACACCACCATCGACCAGATTGTTGCCTATATCCGGGAGCATCCGCATGGCTGAGTTAACCCGCAAGGAAATCATCATGGCGATCAACGGCTCGGAGCGTCCGCGCCTGGCCGGGGTCGACCTCAGTAACGAGAACTGCTCGCGCCTTGACCTTGAAAACGCCAATATGCGCGGCGCAAATATCCGCGCCACCAACCTGCGCGAGGCCATCCTGCGCAGCGCCAACATGACCGGCGTCAATGCGGTCGGCGTAAATCTCCAGTTCGCGGATCTGAACGCGGCGATCTGCGTGGCTGCCGACTTCACGGTAGCCAATTTGCAGGGCGCCCGCCTCACCGGTGCCGACCTGACCAACGCCAATGTCAGCGGCGCCAACCTGCAGGGCGCGAACCTCAAGAGCGCCAAGGTCCAGGGCATGCGCTTCGATGCCGGCACCCGCTGGCCGGACGGCAAGCAGGGCTTGTCCGTTAACCCCAACGACTATACGGTGTAGCGAGCGCATAGGGCGGAACGTCTCGCCACTAGGCGATGTGCGCAATAACCAAGTATTGACGCAATCGCTCACAATACGGGAATGAGCCTGTGACTTTGCCAACGATGCGCAAGATTGTGCCCGTGTTATTCTTTGCTTTGCTATTGGTTATGGGCGCAATCTTTGCCACGCCTCCAACGCATGCTATCGGTTTCGAATCCGCGAAGATTAGGCACAATGTCGGTTATATCGTCTTCAGGGCGACACATACCGGGTCTCCTGAATTCCGCCGTGTCTATATTGCCACCGACACCCACCACAGCACTGGATACCAGATCGGCGGGATCGGCGCGGATTTCATGATTGAGAACCAGGTGCTTTACCGTTATCCCGGTCCAGGAGGCTCGACGGAATGGCCGACATGGGAGCCATTGGCTACCATTCCAGTGATCCGGGCGCGCCTCGTAGAAGGTGAGACGCGCTGGAGAGTCCCGGAGCACTTCCTGGCCTCATGCGTAGATACGATAGGCGCGGTTTTTCAGAATGAGAAGGCGAACGGAAAGATCCGTACCTCTCAAGTAGTCACGCTGAGTAACAGCGCTTTCTTTTGTCCGACCCGCACGCCGACTCTTACCCGCACGCATGTTCCGGCAGATACCGTCGTGCCCACACATACGGCGACTCCTACCCGAACGCCGACCGACACACCGCCTCCAAACACGACCCCTACCTGGACGCCTCCACCACCAGATACCCGACAGAAACTGCTAGTTCCCGCCTATTTCTATATTGCTGCCGACGGAGAGGTGGGCTGTCAGGAAATCCCCGCAGAAGATGACTGCAAATTTGCGCCGCTGTTTGTCAGCGATCCGCAGGTGCGCCGCATTGTCATCCTCAATCCATCCAGTCACCCGGACGACGATCAGCGTGGCGGCCGCCTTGACGGATATACGCGCTTCATCGACGCACTGATCGACGGGGGGAACTCCATTGTGATGTACATACCGACGAACTACGGTCAACGCAGCATTGATGAGGTCAAAACTGAAATCGACAATTTCCTCGAATGGTATCCCTATATCGAAGGCTTCTTCTTCGATGAAATGTCGTCGCAATGTGCCGATGCGCCGTACTACCACGACCTGTACGCGTACCGTGGGACATACCCTGACCGTAAACTGACCATCTCTAATCCTGGAACGAATGTTCCGGCATGTTATGCAAACAGTGCCGATATCCTCGTGACATTCGAAGGCAGCCCCGAAAGCTATGCGTCGTGGAGGCCGGAACGCTGGACCGGAGCCTACGGTTCAAGCCGGTTCGCACATCTCATCCACACCGCGCCGGAAGCCGAACTGACTGGACTGATCAAGGTATGGAAATCGCACCCAGTCCAGTACATCTATGTCACCGACGACACGCTGCCCAACCCGTGGGATACCATCGCGACGTATTGGGAAGCTGAAGTCGCTGCTGTTAAGACTCCGTAACGCGCTCATCCGCCCTCAACTGGCTAAAGGATGTCGTTTCGGCGGCGGACCCTCCCGCAGCAGCCTTTTGCCGCTTACATGGGTCGGTCGGATCTGGTTCGGAGTTGGCGTGAACAGGGATAGCGGTCAGCACGACCTAGCCGTTCCTGATCCTGACGGCCAGCATCGTGAGCTCTGACGTTGCCAGCAGCAGCAGACCGTCCGGATGGATGAACAGGGGCGCGATCTGCCGGCCGGTCGGTGCGAAGAACGTCACCGGGCGGCTTCCCCCCTGCGTGAAGTCGAGTACCCTGCGTCCGGTCACTGTAGGATCGGCCGTGACATACAGGCCGCCTTCGCCGCGCCGTTCGCCATCCTGTCCGGTATAGGCCAGCCCGCCTTCAGGCAGCCAGCCCGCGCTGGTGACCGCTCCGTCCGCCGCCAGTGGGGTCGCCTTGCCCGACTCGACATCAACGATGAAATAGCCGCTACCCAGCTCCATAAAGGCTCGCGGCGAAAAACGGGCCTGATCGCGGTTGCCCGTCAGCAGCAGCAGCGCGCGACCGTCCGGCGAATAACTCGCGTGATTGAAGACGTCGATTTCGCGCGGGCGGCCCGCAAGCATCGCGATTTCGCCGCTCTGTGCGTCATAAAGCCACACGCCGGCATCGAGCGACCTGCGGCTCTCGAGGATATACGCCAGCTGGCTGCCATCCGGCGACCATTCCGCGGACGGGACATAGCTGAATTCTTCGGGCGCGGTCAGCAGATCGGCGATCTTCTGCGGTTCTCCGCCTGCCGGGTTCACCTCCCACAGCGCGGGCGCGGTTTCGTCCAGCGCCGCGGAATGTCGTATAAATGTCAGGCGTCCATCCGGCGTCCACGCCGGCGCTGTGTCGACCGTCACGCCATCCGGGACTTCCCGGCCCGGGCTGAAACCCCGGTCATAGCCGTCGTCGGTCAGGTTCGCGAACTGCCCGCTCTCAAGCGCAAGCACGAAGATGTCCGAATCGATCAGGAGTCGCCACGGCTCGATCGCGAACGCGACGTATTGGCCGTCCGGCGACCAGCGGAGCGAGTCGGGATCGACTGGAACCCCGCCTTCGTCTATGACGCCCTGCTCGGACATATCCCAGCAGGCGATCTCCGGGCCGAGCAGTGAATAATGGCAGAAGTCCGAGCCGTGTACGTGAATAAACGTAGTACCGTCCGGGGAAATCTGTGCGCCTGTCGCCGCCAGCCCGGCTGCCATGTCCAGCTCAAGCACGCGCACGGCGGTCAATGCCGACACGTCTGGCGTCGCATCCTGCGCCACGACAGGCAGGGCAATCAGCAAAACGACGATCATACAGACACGCAGCATGGCGGCCTCCCTATACGGATAGACTTCTCAGGACCGAAAGATGGATCTGCGTGTCTACTCGGAAGACAGTTCCACCGACAACGTGAGTTCGCCCGCTGTCGCCAGCAGTAGGCGTCCGTTCGGGCTGACGAACAGCGGGGCCACCTGAAGGCTCGTCGGCGCAAAAAACGGGAAAGGCGATCCGTCGACCTCGGGGAAATCCAGCACTTTTCGCCCCGGCGCGCTGACATCTGCGGTTACGAACAAGCCGCCTGTGTCGCCGGCGATGGTCGGTGACGAGTACACCAGCCCGCCGGCAGGAAGCCATCCGGCACTGGTGACCGCCAATGCCGAGAGCAGCTCATGTACCTCGCCGCTCTCGATGTTGACGACGGTATAGCCGGTCTCCTCCGTGGGGCGGCTGCCGCTGGCCCGGTACGTATCGCGCCGGTAGTCGAGCAGCAGCAGGTTCTGGCCGTCGGGCGAATAGCTGACCCGGAGGTATCCCTGTACCCCTTCTGGGATGTAGCGGAGAGGGCGGTGGTGATCTTCCAGCGGGTCGTACAGCCATACCCCGGCAAACGGGTTGTCGCGGCTGTCCACGATATAGGCCAGCGTGCTGCCGTCCGGCGACCACTCCATGCCATAGATAATGCTGAAGTGGTCGGGAACCGTTTCGAAGTCGGTCATTTTCTCCGGCATCCCACCGGTCGGCGAAATCGTCCACAGCGACGGCGGGACTCCATCCGCGGTCGGTGCATGCCGCGCGAACGACAGCCGGCCGTCAGGCATCCACGTCGGCGTAGTGTCTATGGTGGCGCGCTCCGGGATGCCATCGCCGAACCCGACCCGCCCATCATAGCCGTCGTCGGTCATATTGTGGAAACGCCCGCTATTAACATCCAGCACCCAGATATCTGAATCGCGCAGTAGCCTCCAGACGTCGGTGGTGAATGCCATGTACTCCCCATCTGGCGACCACGAGATGGAGTCGGCCTCGATGTTCAACCCACGGTTGTCAGTCACACCCTGCTCGACCATGTCCGAACAGCCGATCTGTACACCGATCAGCGCGTACAGGCAGAAGGTTGTCCCCCGCACGTGCATGAGCCTTTCGCCGTCGGGGGCGAGATGCGCCGAGGTGCGCGCCGGCGCCGATAGCAGCGGCAGCCGGATCAATTCCCGTGCGGTCAGCGTATCCGGGTCGAGCGGCGTTACATCGTCTTGGGCGAGGACGGGTAGGGCGAGGAGCAGGATCAGCAGAAGGACAAGACGTTTCATGGTAAATCCCTCAGTGGGCATCAATAGCATCAACTAGTGTATACCGGAATCAAAAACGAGGCAGGTTATCCGCGCCTCGTTCTTACAGAATGCCGCTCTCTTAAGCCTGTTATTGACTTGGTTTGTGGAGGCTGCGCCTCCACGCTTCCGCGAGGACTTACGCCCCTCGACCCCTCAATTGCGATTTTGTGGCGTAAGCGCCACAAAATCGCTATGGGAGGTGCAGCAGTGGAAACTCCTGCCGGGGATTGGTGTGGAACCCCATCGAAAGTGCATGCCGCCCTCTAGTTGTTGCTGATCTCCCGCCGCACGGTCTCCAGCAGCGTTTCTGCCTTCAACTGGGCCAGCGAATAGCACGGCCCGCCGAGCTGGTCGGCCAGTTTGGTGGCCAATCCCTGGTCGAAGGCGATGTGTTCCATGTTGATCGTCACCGTGCGGATGTCCTGCTCTTTGATCTGCTGCGCGATCCGGTGCGCCTCTTCCTGAGGCGACATCACCGTCGACATGCTCACGTTGCCCGCGCCGTCGGTCAGCAGGATCATCAGCGGCATCACGTCCGGATTGGTGTTCTTCTCTTTCATGATCGTGTCGTAACTGAGCAGCAGTCCGGCTGACAGCGGCGTCTTGCCGCCGACCGGGATGTCGGCCAGCGCGTGCTTGGCCAGAATGACAGAGTTCGTCGGCGGCAGCACCAGCGTCGCGCGGTCCTTCTGGAACACAACCAATCCCACGCGGTCGCGCCGCTGGTAGGCGTCGGTCAGCAGCGACATGATCGCGCCTTTGGTCGCCTGCATGCGCTCTGCCACCGCCATGCTCCACGAGGCGTCCACCACGAACAGGATCAGGTTGGCGGCGCGGCGCACGCGGATTTTGCGGTACAGATCGCTCTTCCGCAGTGCGTAAGCCATGCCGGTCTCGGCCTTCTGGGTCTCGCGCGCCTTCTGGTGCACGGCGGCGGCCCGCAGCGTCGCGTCGAAGGCGATATCGGTGTTGTTGCCGTTGGCGGGACGCGCCTGCACATAGCGGCCGCGCTTGCGGTCGGTCCGCGTGCGCGAACGCCGGCCCGACTGCTTGCGCGTCATCTTGTCGAGTTGGGATTGCAGTTTACGCGGGGCGAACTCCGCACCCGTTTCAGTTTTTTCGCCGCCTTCCCACCAATGCGTGTTCTGGCTGCCCTGAAACGGGTTCTGCGGAGCGGCTTGCATGTCTTTGACGTCGGGCTGCTGCTCGGCGTCTGAAGCCTCACTTACCGGCTGGCTTTTTTTTTGCCGTCGTCGGCCTGCTGTTCGGTGGCAGACTGTGGCTCGCCATCCGCGTCACCTTCGCCCATTTCCGACTCAAGCTGCTGCATCTGGCTTTCAAGGTTGCTCATATCAATCTTCGCGTCGGCGAACGGACCGCGCTTCATGCGGTGCGGGATCGCCAGCTCGAACGCGATTCGGATGTCCTCGCGGCTGATCTGGCGGCGTCCGTTGAAGGCGGCATTGGCGCGCGCGGCCTTCAGGATCACCAGATCGGCGCGGTGGCCGTCAATATGCAGCTGGCTGGTCATCAGCGCGATCAGGCGCAGGTCGCCGCGCGTATACTGTACTTCGTCGATGATCTCGCGCGCTGCCGTAATACGGTCGGCCAGCGTCTGCTCGGCATTGGCCCACTTCTCCAGGAAAGCCCGCGCGTTATCTTCGAACGCGATGTGCCGCTCAAGGATTTCGACGCGGCTGTTCGCTTCTGGGATGCCTTCGACTTCCACCGACAGCGCGAAACGGTCCAGCAGCTGCGGGCGCAGGTCGCCTTCTTCCGGGTTCATCGTGCCGACCAGGATGAAGCGCGCCGGATGGCTGAAGCTGATACCTTCGCGCTCGACCACGTTAATGCCCATCGCCGCGCTGTCCAGCAGCAGATCGACCACGTGATCGTCCAGCAGGTTGACCTCATCGACATACAGGATGCCGCGGTTGGCTGCCGCCAGGACACCCGGCTCGAAATGGCGCTCACCCTTTTGGATGGCCTTTTCGATGTCCAGCGTGCCGACGACGCGGTCTTCGGTCGCGCTGACCGGCAGGTCGACGAAGCGGATTCGCCGCTTGTCGGTTGGGATCTTATCCGCAGGGGTATCGCTGTAACGGTCGCGGCTGATATCGCTCCATGTCCCCGGCGAATTGGGGTCATCGTTGAAGGGCGAGTCCGCGATCACGTCGATTTCCGGCAGCAGGGCCGCTAGCGCGCGCGCCGCAGTCGACTTGCCGGTGCCGCGTTCGCCACGGATGAGGACGCCGCCGATTCGCATATCAACCGCGTTGAGGATGAGGGCGCGTTTCATGCGCTCCTGCCCGACGATTGCCGTAAATGGGTAAACCACCCGTGCCGGTCGTGCCATGAGGGATTGCCGCCTGTGAAAATGAATTAAACGCTGCAAAGCATTATAAAGCCGCGCCGCGCCGCCTGACAATACACGCTATAGACCATTTATGAGGTGAATCCCCGCCGATAGAGGGGGCTCTGGGGGGAAGGTTCGGGGCGGCGAGAGATTGTTCTAGTAGGCACTATGGTCAGGAAGGCCGCGATGAGCAATACGCGAGTTCAATAATCCGGGTCTTCGAGATGGCGGATTTGACTGAATCCTCGGAAGGTTCCCCCCGATGCGAATTAGAATCGTCGCGATCATTTCTAACACCGGGAAGACGGTAACTTGGGTTCATCCTCCTAATTAAGTATCTACCGCACATCATCCGGTTTCGCTGCCATCATCATCACCTGGAGGTGGCGGCGGGAGTGTGTTGCAGGGTTGTCCTAAACCACGGAACCGATTCTTTGTGTCTTGTCCAATGGATCGTGATGTGTAGAAAGAGCCGGGAGGGACAAGACCCGATGGTGGTTGAGATTTGGATGTCTGGTCATCAATCAGTTTATGTTTTGAGGTTTCATATAAGTACCCCGAACCACCTAACCATGTAACCGTTTCATTTGTCTCACTTGCGTTTGTCCGCGACGCAATTGTCTCTCGGACCATCCGATAAGGGCAAGTCCCCGACGACATGCCCCATACTCGTGTCACCAAAACTACCTTGTCAAATGCCGGAGTCGAGACTTCGTGCTGCGCCAATACACGAGTTCTTGCCTTAACGTAGTCCAGTTGAAAGGCAATCTCTGTGTATCCGTAGATTGTATAGGTGTAATTCCAGGGTTTGTCCCACCTGTAATATGGGCCATAGGCAGGACTAAAAGCGGCAATTACTACCTGTACTCCAATTGCCAGAACTCCAGTTAGAACGGCGGTGAAGTATATTCTTCGTTTCATGCCACACCTGTTTTCGGTAAATCGCCCAAACGGGAATGTGATTGGACTAACTCGTGTCGAGTTTCGTTCTTATAGCGGCTCATGTGTTCGCTAAATGAGATGCAACACTGTCGCGGCTTAGTTTCCCACGGTCTCAATGGCCGGATTAACCATGCCATACTGATAGGTTAGGAACATTAGGAGCGAGGTGAAGTTGTTCAACCACGCGTCATCCTCAACCGGCACTAGATAGAATCCCTGCGTAATCGCGACCGACTCGCGAAACGTCGAGAGCATATCGGGCTTTGAACTCGTATTCGTACATGTTTTCAATGCGGTTTCATGGATCGCTTCACGAAGATCGGACGCGATCGCGTCCTGCGGAACGTCGCCTAGGCTGACGTCATATGTAAAATGAAATATCCAGTAGTGGTGACCAAAGTCTGCCGTGTCGGAACGAGAACCGCTGCATTGATCACCGGTAAGTTGAACCATTTCGTCATACGTCATATCGAAACCTACGACTATGACCCCGGAGGTGTAAGCGTCATGAACCCACTCGACATCAACCAATCCCAGTGCGGACGAATCTACGATTGCAATCTGCACGCTGGCGGGAGCGTCGCTTTGTGCAAATGTCTCCCATTCGTAGGCAATAGTGGCGTCAAGAACATCGAGTGCAGCGGGACCCAAAGGATGCTTGTCATCCGATAGTGAATCTGGGGAGACGAAGTAAACAATGTTGAACTCAGAAGGGTCGCGAGTCGCGATATCCTCAAACATCGCGGCATTCTGGTCGGCATCTGCGTCGGGGATGCCGGGAGGAGTGTCGATCGGTGGTTGACCATATGCAAGAATAGAACCGGCAGAGCCTATCATGAGGAATACTACGAACGATATTAACGCTCTTGACATCTGTTTACGACGCATATTTACGCTTCTCACCACAATACCTCCCTGCGATTCTATTAACTAATATTATACCACCCCCCCCCCGTTTACCTGTCAAGTCCTTGATCGAAACATAGTGCAAGATTACGCTCAATATACCGTTAAGCAGAGTTTGTCATCCTAAGCAACTCCCGACCTTCCGGCATGTCGACCTGTCGCCCGGCTCGAATTAGGTTTGGCGCATGTTATTGCACATGCCGTGTAGCGGTCGCTCCGACCCACAAATGGCGTTCCCAGTTCCCTTACTCCACCCGCGTGACCGCCTGCGGTGCCAGCTCCACGCGCGTCGTCCAGTTCCCGGCCAGGTCCTGCGCCCAGATGTCGAACTCGTACAGGCTCCCGGCCACGCCGCTGTAGCTCGCGCTCGTCTCTACCGTCTCCATCCACGGCTGCCATTCGCCGCGGTCAACCCGCACCCACAGCAGTTACGACTCGATCCCGCTGTCGTCCTGCCCGCGCCACGCGACGCTGAAGGTCGCTGTGCTGGTCACACGCCGCGTCGCTTGAACGAAGTTGGTATATACTGACTTCGATACCGTTTTGCTGCTGGTATCAGGATGGTCATTGAATCGAATGTAGGGAGGGGACATGCCAAACCGGCTAAAGATCTTTCTTGTTGTCACAATACTACTGATGATTTTGAGCGTGGCAGCAGCTCAGGCGGAACGTGTGCTCGGCCAGCCGGATTTTACGAGTAATGCTGTCGGACACGGCCCCGAGGGCCTGAGCTTCCCTCTTGGCATCGCGGTAGACAGCGCAGGCGGCATATATGTCGCGGATCGCAATAACCACAGGACGCTTTACTATGCGCCCGACGGGGATGCGGTGGCGGATCGCGTCTACGGCCAGCACGGAAACTTCAATTCCTATATCGTTAACTTCGATGGCCTGGGTGGGTCCGGATCACCGTCGGCCGATACACTGGCGAACCCTACTTATGTTGCGCTGGATAGTCAGGGTGGCCTATACGTCGCCGACCGTGACAACCACCGGGTTCTGTACTATGCGCCGGGCGATACGACCGCCGACCGCGTCTACGGTCAGTTCGGCAGTTTCACGCTTAACGTCGTCAATGCCGATGGCACAATGCTGATCAGTGGCGTGGGCACGCCCGATGCGAACAACTTGGGCGTATATGCCCTGACGATTGCGCTCGACGCCAGCGACGGCCTGTATATCTCGGATTCAAGCAACCACCGCGTGCTTTATTACGCGCCGGACGGCGACACCACTGCCGATCGGGTTTACGGGCAGTTCGACAGCTTCAACAGCGCCGTCAAGAACAACGACGGGACGGGCCGTCCAGGCGCGCCTGGCGCCAGTTCGCTAAACTTCCCGCGCGGGATCGCCTTCGATGCCAGCGGCGGCATATTCGTTGCCGACCGCGACAATAACCGTATCCTTTATTTCAATCCGGACGGTGATACGGTGGCCGACCGTGTTTACGGACAGTACGGCAGCCTTACGTCGGCCGTCGCGAACAATAACGGCAGCGGGATGTCTGGCGCGCCTTCGGCTGAGAGCCTGGCCAGCCCGCGCGCCCTGGCGATCGATGAGACGGGCGGATTATGGGCGATCGATTCGCTCAACAGCCGGATGTTGTACTTTGCTGCAGACGGCGACACCGTGGCCGACAAAGTGTTGGGACAGTTCGGCAGCTTCACAACCGGCGTCGCCAACAATGATGGAAATGGCGCGTCCGGCACTCCGGGTGCAGGCAATCTGAACGGTGCGCAGGCATTCGCCCTTGCCGGCGGTCGTCTATACATCAGTGACACGGGAAATAACCGCATTTTAGTCGTGCCGGTGCCCTGATCGAAGTTACTCCACCCGCGTGACCGCCTGCGGTGCCAGCTCGACGCGCGTCGTCCAGTTCCCGGCCAGGTCCTGTGCCCAGATGTCGAACTCGTACAGGCTCCCGGCCACGCCGCTGTAGCTCGCGCTCGTCTCTGCCGTCTCCATCCACGGCTGCCACTCACCTTTGTCAACCCGCACCCAGACCAGATATGACTCGATCCCGCTGTCGTCCTGTCCGCGCCAGGAAACATTGAAGGTCGCCGGGCTGGTCAGCGGCAGCGGATTCACGAACGCCAGCGGCGCCTGCGTGTCGCGTGCGGGGTCAACTGTTGGCCGCGGCGCGATCACTACCGTGGCCAGGGTGGGCGTTGGAAGGATGGACGGTAGGGCTGCGACGCGCCCTGTCGCAAGCAGGTCGCGCCGCAGCGCCAGCGGCGTCAGCACCCCGCCAACCTGCTCGATCAGGATCACCGGCGGCCCGCCGATCGCCGAGTCGGCGCCGGGCTGCAATTCGGGATAACCGTCGGCCACTGCCGGCGGCAGCACGATACGGTACTGGCCGTTTTCATCGGGCGCGATCAGGTCGTCTCCGTCGAGCATAATCATCTGCGCGCCGTCGCCTGTGGCATTCAGCGCGACGGTCGTGGCATCAGTCGTCCGGTTCCAAAGTACGCTGATCCGCCGGCCATCGTCCGTAGTGAAGGCGCTGGTGAACACGCCGTTGGGCTTCTGTGTGCTCACCTGTTCGGCTGTCAGCGCGTCCATCTGTGCAGGCGAAAATGGCACGTTGAACACCTGCGCCAGCAGGCTGTAAGCGTTGGCCGCCGGTCGCGGTGTTCCGGGCTGCGGGTGCTGCGAAAAGCATACCGACGTGCTCATATTCCGGAACAACCCGTGCGCGTCTCCGCTGCACAGCTGTCCTTCCGTACATAGATTCCCGTTGTGCGGCGGAAAGTTCGTGCCGGGGGGCTGGTCGCCGCAGTCGTCGTACAGTTGGTGGAAGATCAGGACATCGGCGCCTTCCAGCCAGGCATATACCGCGCTCTGCACGATATACCACGCCTGCTGGAGCTGCGTGGCACGCCGCAGGCGCTTCGCCGGATCGGCCTCCCAGGTTGGGCCGGGATAATCGTCCCAAACCGGGACGCCGTTCTCCGTCACCCAGATCTCTTTGTCGATCCCGTAAGCGATCAGCGTCTGCTTGACGTTCAGCACCAGCCAGCCTGTTCGCCATGGGTCGGAGTAGGCGTGGATCGCCACGGCATCCATGTACCAGTTGTACGTTTCGCGCTGCGCATCGTTTTCAAACAGCGCCAACACCCGCGCCAGCCAGTTATCGGAGGTGCCGAACAGCAGCCCGGCAAACATGATCTTTGCCTCCGGGTCGGCCATCTTGCCTGACAGGTACGCCACCTTGAGCAGCCGCGCATAATCGCCGATAGAGGCGGACCAGAACATCGGCACGTCCGGCTCGTTCCAGATTTCCCATACGCGGATTCCTTCTCCTGGCGGAAGGGTGCCGGCCGCGCTGGCCGCGCCGTCCGGCTTGTAGCGATTGATCGCCTCATAGACAAACCGCGCCCACACGTTGTCGGGATTGATCTGTTTGTCCGGGCCGGGGATATCCGTGCCGTCGGCGAAAACCGGCGCGTTCAGGCCACTGATACGGTCGCCATCCTGATAGAAGAACGGGCGGCCGAGCAGGATGGCGTTGATTTGCAGGTCGTACAGCAGATCGTCCGCGATCTGCCGGTCGTATGCGCCCCAGTTGAACGTATTCGGCGCGCCTTCGATGCGGTCCCAGTAAATTGGGAAACGGTTCCACCCCGCGCCAAGCGAGAGCGCCGTCCTGTATCGCTCTGCCGAAGTCCCGCCTTCTGGCGCGCTGATGTGGGCCAGCCCCAGCCGCGGGTTACTTAGGAAGCCGTCGTTGAACGGGCCGGCACTCGCTGGGGTAGTCGGCACGGCAGGCTGTGCATACCCGCCGCTGGCCACCGCCATCAGCAGCACCAGGCTGATCAGGACGCGAAGCTGCCGGCAGCCATATCGCCGCTGCGTAGTATGCGAACCCGCTGCGGGTCTCAGTTCGGCCTGCGCCAGGGAGGGAGTAGGGTGTGTCGGTCTCATGTGTCCTTACATTGTCCGTATGACCGCGTCGACCATCCAGCACCCGGAGTATTCTCCCTCGGCTTGGCGCGACAAAATCCAGCGAAACACCCCGCGCGCCCGTCCCCCCCGATATACCCACGCCTGCTGCCACACCTGCTCGCCGCTGAACGTGGCACGAACGGCGCCGAGTTCGGCTTTTTCGAACCCGATCAGCGGGGCATACAAGGGCGACTTCACCACCTGTATGAAGTCGTCGATCGTTCCGAACGCTTCGCGGTTCTTGGGTGAAGCAAAGCGGTAGGCGATCCGTATTCCTCCATCCCCCGGCACCAGATCGTTATTCTGAAGCGCGTCCAGCTGCAGGCCGACAACATCCTGCGCCAGATACAGCGGGTCGGGATATGGGTCAAATACAGAGTTGGGTCGCGCGCGATCCATAAAGTGCCATGTCTGAGACGTGAGCGCAATTATATCAGGCGCAGTCCGATTCGGCGGCACGAGAACGCTGCAGGCCAAAACCTCAATCTGTGACAATTTGATGACATCTGCAATCTTCGTTACGCCAGAAACCCGAATTTCCACTATCATGGTCAGGAAGGCACTTTTATGCCTCACTTCACTCACCAGGAGCAGATCATGACTTCGCACCGCCGCAAATTGTCTGTCGCCGTCTTGTTGTCCCTTCTCTTGATCGCAGCACTGCCGTGGTCGGCTAGTGCCCAGTCCGACACCGAAGACCCCGCCGATCCTGACTTCTTGTTGTCGATCCTGGAAG is a genomic window containing:
- a CDS encoding pentapeptide repeat-containing protein — translated: MAELTRKEIIMAINGSERPRLAGVDLSNENCSRLDLENANMRGANIRATNLREAILRSANMTGVNAVGVNLQFADLNAAICVAADFTVANLQGARLTGADLTNANVSGANLQGANLKSAKVQGMRFDAGTRWPDGKQGLSVNPNDYTV
- a CDS encoding spherulation-specific family 4 protein: MGAIFATPPTHAIGFESAKIRHNVGYIVFRATHTGSPEFRRVYIATDTHHSTGYQIGGIGADFMIENQVLYRYPGPGGSTEWPTWEPLATIPVIRARLVEGETRWRVPEHFLASCVDTIGAVFQNEKANGKIRTSQVVTLSNSAFFCPTRTPTLTRTHVPADTVVPTHTATPTRTPTDTPPPNTTPTWTPPPPDTRQKLLVPAYFYIAADGEVGCQEIPAEDDCKFAPLFVSDPQVRRIVILNPSSHPDDDQRGGRLDGYTRFIDALIDGGNSIVMYIPTNYGQRSIDEVKTEIDNFLEWYPYIEGFFFDEMSSQCADAPYYHDLYAYRGTYPDRKLTISNPGTNVPACYANSADILVTFEGSPESYASWRPERWTGAYGSSRFAHLIHTAPEAELTGLIKVWKSHPVQYIYVTDDTLPNPWDTIATYWEAEVAAVKTP
- a CDS encoding PD40 domain-containing protein, translated to MLRVCMIVVLLIALPVVAQDATPDVSALTAVRVLELDMAAGLAATGAQISPDGTTFIHVHGSDFCHYSLLGPEIACWDMSEQGVIDEGGVPVDPDSLRWSPDGQYVAFAIEPWRLLIDSDIFVLALESGQFANLTDDGYDRGFSPGREVPDGVTVDTAPAWTPDGRLTFIRHSAALDETAPALWEVNPAGGEPQKIADLLTAPEEFSYVPSAEWSPDGSQLAYILESRRSLDAGVWLYDAQSGEIAMLAGRPREIDVFNHASYSPDGRALLLLTGNRDQARFSPRAFMELGSGYFIVDVESGKATPLAADGAVTSAGWLPEGGLAYTGQDGERRGEGGLYVTADPTVTGRRVLDFTQGGSRPVTFFAPTGRQIAPLFIHPDGLLLLATSELTMLAVRIRNG
- a CDS encoding PD40 domain-containing protein, with product MKRLVLLLILLLALPVLAQDDVTPLDPDTLTARELIRLPLLSAPARTSAHLAPDGERLMHVRGTTFCLYALIGVQIGCSDMVEQGVTDNRGLNIEADSISWSPDGEYMAFTTDVWRLLRDSDIWVLDVNSGRFHNMTDDGYDGRVGFGDGIPERATIDTTPTWMPDGRLSFARHAPTADGVPPSLWTISPTGGMPEKMTDFETVPDHFSIIYGMEWSPDGSTLAYIVDSRDNPFAGVWLYDPLEDHHRPLRYIPEGVQGYLRVSYSPDGQNLLLLDYRRDTYRASGSRPTEETGYTVVNIESGEVHELLSALAVTSAGWLPAGGLVYSSPTIAGDTGGLFVTADVSAPGRKVLDFPEVDGSPFPFFAPTSLQVAPLFVSPNGRLLLATAGELTLSVELSSE
- a CDS encoding VWA domain-containing protein, with translation MTRKQSGRRSRTRTDRKRGRYVQARPANGNNTDIAFDATLRAAAVHQKARETQKAETGMAYALRKSDLYRKIRVRRAANLILFVVDASWSMAVAERMQATKGAIMSLLTDAYQRRDRVGLVVFQKDRATLVLPPTNSVILAKHALADIPVGGKTPLSAGLLLSYDTIMKEKNTNPDVMPLMILLTDGAGNVSMSTVMSPQEEAHRIAQQIKEQDIRTVTINMEHIAFDQGLATKLADQLGGPCYSLAQLKAETLLETVRREISNN
- a CDS encoding ATP-binding protein, with the protein product MARPARVVYPFTAIVGQERMKRALILNAVDMRIGGVLIRGERGTGKSTAARALAALLPEIDVIADSPFNDDPNSPGTWSDISRDRYSDTPADKIPTDKRRIRFVDLPVSATEDRVVGTLDIEKAIQKGERHFEPGVLAAANRGILYVDEVNLLDDHVVDLLLDSAAMGINVVEREGISFSHPARFILVGTMNPEEGDLRPQLLDRFALSVEVEGIPEANSRVEILERHIAFEDNARAFLEKWANAEQTLADRITAAREIIDEVQYTRGDLRLIALMTSQLHIDGHRADLVILKAARANAAFNGRRQISREDIRIAFELAIPHRMKRGPFADAKIDMSNLESQMQQLESEMGEGDADGEPQSATEQQADDGKKKASR